In Parus major isolate Abel chromosome 3, Parus_major1.1, whole genome shotgun sequence, the following are encoded in one genomic region:
- the HBS1L gene encoding HBS1-like protein isoform X2 has translation MSRHRNVRGYNYDEDFEDDDVYGQSVEDDYCISPSTAAQFIYSRRDKPAAFAEPLEEEYGYEGTDAAADCFTPTHQLTEVDRARLNSCLDQMREVLAESIPEQAMVQAVLDTKFDVQKALNLVLSQGSKQNVKTKNKDAVILAKTTKGDLHCCPEMCVDTDSFSCAVDNFADTTNKPGFGNLTAKSDSALYSLTTNSEKSNIPSCERKALKSSSFALSSAFSDDLCKGSFCEPVNKQAEKQLPESANAVSLVPDSQDVSSSIGSNPLKCKEAQDLKSLLMQNVVCDSLSPEHSIPLVSSKTSGCNINADFYSPPCLASALGNLVLGNEVSHTVNKKNQLLENFSSLAQSRKQESPSSDMAALPVLRSGSTSLADLLQEHQESSASHCYSLADLYTQSTASLADRKLGTSSLSQLVSQSQTSGGMPELTGSLSSLALSTVSPVKEVENLSLSDLIAETIEIDKTEQRTDLPLCNVIELRPSQGTNIDLSVLVKNAEVSTEKSVPGQSNILSAETKLVKEKQGKGSGSAKTNRKPKKGHGLKRQDLSLSWIKALRARPSAFALTLCLRYPPKGYKRRTVGIHKTFLYSRQVQDVKPKETGPTIAITPFDFKSASPDDIVKANQRKAFTRQ, from the exons CAGCTCAGTTTATTTACTCCAGACGAGACAAACCAGCCGCATTTGCTGAGCCATTAGAAGAAGAATATGGCTATGAAGGTACCGATGCTGCTGCTGATTGTTTTACACCCACTCATCAGTTGACTGAAGTTGATAGAG CCCGTCTTAATTCATGCCTTGATCAAATGAGAGAAGTTTTGGCAGAGTCCATACCAGAACAAGCAATGGTCCAAGCAGTACTGGATACTAAATTTGATGTACAAAAGGCTTTGAATCTTGTGCTTTCACAAGGCAGTAAGCAAAATGTGAAGACCAAGAATAAGGATGCTGTGATTTTAGCAAAGACTACAAAAG GAGACTTACATTGTTGTCCAGAAATGTGTGTTGATACAGACAGTTTCTCTTGTGCAGTAGACAATTTTGCTGACACCACCAACAAACCTGGGTTTGGAAACTTGACAGCCAAAAGTGATTCAGCTCTTTATTCTTTAACTACAAATTCTGAAAAATCCAATATACCTTCATGTGAAAGGAAAGCATTGAAATCCTCTTCATTTGCTCTGTCATCTGCGTTCAGTGATGATTTGTGTAAAGGATCATTTTGTGAACCTGTGAATAAACAGGCAGAGAAGCAACTACCAGAAAGTGCTAATGCAGTAAGTTTGGTTCCTGACAGTCAAGACGTTTCCTCTAGCATAGGAAGTAACCCACTGAAATGCAAGGAAGCGCAGGACTTGAAATCCTTGCTGATGCAGAATGTGGTTTGTGATTCTCTGAGTCCTGAGCACAGCATTCCTCTTGTTTCATCAAAAACTTCTGGTTGTAATATTAATGCAGATTTCTATAGTCCTCCATGTTTAGCAAGTGCTTTAGGAAACTTGGTTCTTGGTAATGAAGTCAGTcatactgtaaataaaaagaatcaacttcttgaaaatttttcttcacttgcaCAAAGTAGAAAGCAAGAAAGCCCCTCTTCAGACATGGCTGCTTTGCCAGTGTTAAGATCTGGAAGTACATCATTGGCTGACTTGCTTCAGGAGCACCAGGAAAGCAGTGCTAGCCATTGTTACTCTTTGGCTGATCTTTATACCCAGTCAACAGCAAGTCTTGCTGATAGGAAATTGGGAACCTCATCATTATCACAACTAGTAAGTCAATCCCAAACTTCAGGTGGGATGCCAGAGCTAACAGGATCTTTGTCTTCTCTAGCCCTCTCTACAGTTTCTCCAGTAAAGGAGGTTGAGAATTTATCACTCTCGGATTTAATTGCAGAGACTATTGAAATAGATAAAACTGAGCAAAGGACTGACTTGCCCTTGTGCAATGTAATTGAATTGAGGCCCTCCCAAGGAACCAACATTGATTTAAGTGTCCTTGTAAAAAATGCAGAGGTATCTACAGAGAAAAGTGTGCCAGGACAGTCAAATATCTTAAGTGCTGAAACAAAacttgtaaaagaaaaacaaggaaaaggttCTGGTTCTgccaaaacaaacaggaaacCCAAAAAAGGGCATGGTCTTAAGAGGCAGGATTTGTCCCTTTCATGGATTAAGGCGCTGCGTGCAAGAccttcagcttttgctttaaCCTTGTGCCTCCGTTATCCTCCAAAAGGGTATAAGCGGCGCACAGTTGGGATACATAAAACGTTCCTATACAGTAGACAAGTACAAGATGTAAAACCCAAGGAAACTGGTCCTACCATAGCCATAACACCATTTGACTTCAAATCAGCATCTCCTGATGATATTGTGAAAGCTAaccaaagaaaagcttttacaagacagtaa